One window of the Vicinamibacterales bacterium genome contains the following:
- the gcvP gene encoding aminomethyl-transferring glycine dehydrogenase: MKQVPFLEPLDTFAPRHIGPRGNDVAAMLEAVGASSLDQLIDEAIPASIRLTAPLNLPPAESESTYLARLKGIAKKNKVFRSFIGLGYSDTLTPSVIRRCLFENPGWYTPYTPYQAEIAQGRLESLLNFQTMVTDLTGMAVANASLLDEGTAAGEAMTLLHRVQGKKLGAANGTFLVSDRCFPQTIAVLRSRAEPLGIALKIGPANQMNLDEPAVFGALVQYPDEAGRLEDLKPFIDRAHAAGVRVAVATDLLALALATSPGEMGADVVFGNSQRFGVPLGFGGPHAAFFATSQEYVRHMAGRVIGVSVDAHGHRAYRMALQTREQHIRREKATSNICTAQALLANMAAMYAVYHGPEGIKAIASRVHTFARSLEGALASLGYQQSNLHYFDTLRVKTDAAKVKAIRIAAEQYQLNFRYVGDAEVGISLDETVTTTDLAAILEVFASAAGKQGAAAVADLSAAQTPSWPEALQRQSAYLTHPVFNTHRSESEMMRYIRSLERKDVGLDTSMIPLGSCTMKLNAATEMYPVSWEEFSRIHPFAPEDQTEGYRQICDELAAALCVITGFAAVSLQPNSGAQGEFAGLAVMRAYHQSRGDGARDVILIPSSAHGTNPASAVMAGFKVVVVATDANGNVDVADLKKKAEEHAADLAGLMITYPSTHGVFEDSIRDICAAIHQFGGQVYMDGANMNAQVGLTSPATIGADVCHLNLHKTFAIPHGGGGPGMGPIGVAKHLAPFLPGHPLAKVGGANAIPPVSAAPWGSASILLISYAYIRMLGAAGVTDATRFAILNANYIKSRLEPHYDVLYTRDNGRVAHEMIFDLRAFKAKGVEEGDVAKRLMDYGFHAPTVSFPVPGTLMIEPTESEPKAELDRFCDALIAIRTEIEDVITGKADAKDNVLKHAPHTAAAVTADAWPHAYSRETAAYPLPWVKAGKFWPSVGRIDNPYGDRNLMCICPPIESYQ, encoded by the coding sequence ATGAAGCAGGTTCCTTTTCTCGAGCCCCTCGACACGTTCGCCCCCCGTCACATCGGCCCGCGCGGTAACGACGTGGCGGCGATGCTCGAGGCCGTCGGCGCCTCGTCATTGGATCAGCTCATCGACGAAGCCATCCCCGCCAGCATCCGCCTCACGGCGCCGCTGAACCTGCCGCCGGCGGAAAGCGAATCCACCTACCTCGCGCGCCTCAAGGGCATTGCGAAGAAGAACAAGGTGTTCCGCAGCTTCATCGGCCTCGGCTATTCCGATACGCTCACGCCCAGCGTGATTCGCCGGTGCCTGTTCGAGAACCCGGGCTGGTACACGCCCTACACGCCGTACCAGGCGGAAATCGCGCAAGGCCGCCTCGAGTCGCTCCTCAACTTCCAGACCATGGTCACCGACCTGACCGGGATGGCGGTGGCGAACGCCTCGCTGCTCGACGAAGGCACGGCGGCGGGCGAGGCCATGACGCTGCTGCACCGCGTGCAGGGCAAGAAGCTCGGCGCCGCCAACGGCACGTTCCTGGTGTCGGACCGCTGCTTCCCGCAGACCATCGCCGTGCTGCGCAGCCGCGCGGAACCGCTCGGCATCGCGCTCAAGATCGGCCCGGCCAACCAGATGAACCTGGACGAGCCGGCAGTGTTCGGCGCGCTCGTGCAGTACCCGGACGAGGCGGGACGCCTCGAAGACCTGAAGCCGTTCATCGACCGGGCCCACGCCGCGGGCGTGCGTGTCGCGGTGGCGACGGACCTGCTGGCGCTGGCGCTGGCGACCTCGCCGGGTGAAATGGGCGCCGACGTGGTGTTCGGTAACTCGCAACGCTTCGGCGTGCCGCTGGGATTCGGCGGGCCGCACGCGGCGTTCTTCGCCACCAGCCAGGAATACGTGCGCCACATGGCGGGCCGCGTGATCGGCGTGTCGGTTGACGCGCACGGTCATCGCGCCTACCGCATGGCGCTGCAGACGCGCGAGCAGCACATTCGCCGCGAGAAGGCGACCTCGAACATCTGCACCGCGCAGGCGCTGCTCGCCAACATGGCGGCGATGTACGCCGTGTATCACGGTCCCGAGGGGATCAAGGCGATTGCCTCGCGCGTGCACACCTTCGCGCGCTCGCTCGAGGGCGCGCTGGCGTCGCTCGGCTACCAGCAGTCGAACCTTCACTACTTCGACACGCTCCGGGTCAAGACCGATGCGGCGAAGGTGAAGGCGATCCGCATCGCGGCGGAACAGTACCAGCTCAACTTCCGCTACGTCGGCGACGCCGAAGTGGGCATCTCGCTCGATGAAACGGTGACGACCACGGACCTGGCCGCCATTCTCGAGGTGTTCGCGTCGGCGGCCGGCAAGCAGGGCGCGGCGGCGGTCGCCGACCTGAGCGCGGCGCAGACGCCGTCGTGGCCCGAGGCGCTGCAGCGCCAGAGCGCCTACCTCACGCACCCGGTGTTCAACACGCATCGCTCGGAATCCGAGATGATGCGCTACATCCGCAGCCTCGAGCGCAAGGACGTCGGCCTCGACACCTCGATGATCCCGCTCGGCTCCTGCACGATGAAGCTCAACGCGGCCACCGAGATGTATCCGGTGTCGTGGGAGGAGTTCTCGCGCATCCATCCGTTCGCGCCCGAGGATCAGACCGAGGGCTACCGGCAGATTTGCGACGAACTGGCGGCGGCGCTGTGCGTGATCACCGGCTTCGCGGCGGTGTCGCTGCAGCCCAATTCGGGCGCGCAGGGCGAGTTCGCCGGCTTGGCGGTGATGCGCGCGTATCACCAGTCGCGCGGTGATGGCGCTCGCGATGTGATCCTGATCCCCTCGTCCGCGCACGGCACCAATCCGGCCAGCGCGGTGATGGCCGGCTTCAAGGTGGTGGTGGTCGCCACCGACGCCAACGGCAACGTCGATGTGGCGGATCTGAAGAAGAAGGCCGAGGAGCACGCCGCGGATCTCGCCGGCCTGATGATCACCTATCCCTCGACGCACGGGGTGTTCGAGGATTCAATTCGCGACATCTGCGCCGCCATTCACCAGTTCGGCGGCCAGGTCTACATGGACGGCGCCAACATGAACGCGCAGGTGGGGCTGACCAGCCCCGCCACGATCGGCGCCGACGTGTGCCACCTCAACCTCCACAAGACCTTCGCCATTCCGCATGGCGGCGGCGGTCCGGGGATGGGGCCGATCGGCGTCGCCAAACACCTCGCGCCGTTCCTGCCGGGACATCCGCTCGCCAAGGTGGGCGGCGCGAACGCGATTCCGCCGGTCTCCGCCGCCCCGTGGGGCAGCGCCAGCATCCTGCTGATCTCGTATGCCTACATCCGCATGCTGGGCGCGGCCGGGGTGACGGATGCGACCCGCTTCGCCATCCTTAACGCCAACTACATCAAGTCGCGGCTCGAGCCGCACTACGACGTGCTCTACACCCGTGACAACGGCCGCGTCGCGCACGAGATGATCTTCGACCTGCGGGCGTTCAAGGCCAAGGGCGTGGAGGAAGGCGACGTCGCCAAGCGCCTGATGGACTACGGCTTCCACGCGCCGACGGTGTCGTTCCCCGTGCCGGGCACGCTGATGATCGAGCCGACGGAGAGCGAACCGAAGGCCGAGCTCGATCGCTTCTGCGACGCGCTGATCGCGATCCGCACGGAGATCGAGGACGTGATCACCGGCAAGGCGGACGCGAAAGACAACGTGTTGAAGCACGCGCCGCACACCGCGGCGGCGGTGACAGCCGACGCCTGGCCGCATGCCTACTCGCGCGAGACGGCGGCGTATCCGCTGCCGTGGGTGAAGGCCGGCAAGTTCTGGCCCAGCGTGGGCCGCATCGACAACCCCTACGGCGACAGAAACCTGATGTGCATCTGTCCGCCGATCGAGTCCTACCAGTAG
- a CDS encoding aminotransferase class IV: MSAYVNVNGVITDAAHAVIPVYDHGFLYGEGVYEVFRTYHGVPFLFDRHQARLRASAARIGLDVPFSDAEIERRSLDTMTAAGLGPASAQGSGAASNDAYVRILLTRGVGEITYDPAACPTPSLVIIAKPLPPAPAAHYEKGVKVVMVTDVIRNHPESVSPLIKSNNLLNNALGMQQAIRAGAAEAIFRNYRGELAECAQSNLFIVSKGAVKTPPLDAGLLAGITRAFTIEVGAGIGIGCEERPLTDADLFGADEAFFTSTTKEIVPIVQVDDKTIGDGRVGPITRQLLAEYRRQAERLTAVAK; this comes from the coding sequence ATGAGCGCATACGTCAATGTCAACGGCGTGATCACCGACGCCGCCCACGCAGTCATACCGGTCTACGACCACGGCTTTCTCTATGGGGAGGGCGTCTACGAGGTCTTCCGCACCTATCACGGCGTGCCGTTCCTGTTCGACCGCCACCAGGCGCGCCTGCGCGCGTCGGCGGCGCGCATCGGGCTGGATGTCCCGTTTTCAGATGCCGAGATCGAGCGACGATCGCTGGACACCATGACGGCAGCGGGATTGGGGCCCGCCTCCGCGCAAGGCTCCGGCGCGGCAAGCAACGACGCCTATGTCCGCATCCTGCTGACCCGCGGCGTGGGCGAGATTACCTACGACCCCGCGGCATGCCCGACCCCGTCCCTCGTGATCATCGCGAAGCCGCTGCCGCCCGCACCGGCCGCGCACTACGAGAAGGGCGTCAAGGTGGTGATGGTGACCGACGTGATCCGCAACCACCCCGAATCGGTGTCGCCGCTGATCAAGAGCAACAACCTCCTGAACAACGCGCTGGGGATGCAGCAGGCGATCCGCGCCGGCGCGGCGGAGGCCATCTTCAGGAACTATCGTGGCGAGCTGGCCGAGTGCGCGCAGTCGAACCTGTTCATCGTGTCGAAGGGCGCGGTGAAGACGCCGCCGCTCGACGCCGGCCTGCTGGCCGGCATCACGCGCGCGTTCACGATCGAGGTGGGCGCCGGCATCGGCATCGGCTGCGAGGAGAGGCCGCTGACAGACGCGGATCTGTTCGGCGCCGATGAGGCCTTCTTCACCAGCACGACCAAAGAGATCGTGCCCATCGTCCAGGTGGACGACAAGACGATTGGTGACGGGCGGGTTGGGCCCATCACCAGGCAGTTGCTGGCGGAGTATCGCCGGCAAGCGGAACGCCTGACGGCCGTCGCGAAGTGA
- a CDS encoding NAD(P)H-hydrate dehydratase, whose amino-acid sequence MRILNADQMREADRRTIQDIGLASLVLMENAGRQVVAAIESLYPDLADRSVAIVCGKGNNGGDGFVAARALHQRGVDVSVFVIGKVAEIKGDARINLDILGRIGQDVVEVADETAWELHGSEITGHDLIIDAMFGTGLKTPLTGFYETVVADLNEGGVPIVSIDMPSGMSADTCDLIGDAIDATVTVTLGAPKLPLVLPPAEAKSGEVVIADIGIPAGVFELLEGPRIELLTREQMRPLVPPRAVDSHKGDFGRVVVVAGSMGKAGAAVLCAQGAMRSGAGLVTVASPRSCQPTIAAHAVEYMTEGLDETPDGTVHFSAADTVLGIDADVIVAGPGLGRGEGVTTFVRELLDKYDGPLVLDADALNAFADEPSLLVGREGRDLIITPHPGEMARLVGCSVEDLQADRIGIATDFAKRHKLYVVLKGYRTLVVTPDEKVFVNPTGCPGMATGGTGDVLAGMLAAWLAQLLDAEAACRLAVYLHGSAGELADADSGEVSMTASDLVDHIGDAVLELTARRRVANKATE is encoded by the coding sequence ATGAGAATCCTCAACGCCGACCAGATGCGGGAAGCCGATCGCCGGACGATCCAGGACATCGGCCTCGCCTCGCTGGTTCTCATGGAAAACGCCGGCCGGCAGGTCGTCGCGGCCATCGAATCCCTCTATCCCGACCTTGCCGACCGCAGCGTCGCCATCGTCTGCGGCAAGGGCAATAACGGCGGCGACGGGTTCGTGGCGGCCCGCGCGCTGCACCAGCGAGGCGTCGACGTCTCGGTGTTCGTGATCGGCAAGGTCGCCGAGATCAAGGGTGATGCCCGGATCAACCTCGACATCCTCGGGCGCATCGGGCAGGACGTGGTGGAAGTGGCCGACGAGACCGCGTGGGAACTGCATGGCAGCGAGATCACCGGCCACGACCTCATCATCGACGCCATGTTCGGCACCGGCCTGAAGACGCCGCTGACCGGGTTCTACGAAACGGTGGTCGCCGACCTCAACGAGGGCGGGGTGCCGATTGTCTCCATCGACATGCCGTCGGGGATGTCGGCCGACACCTGCGACCTGATTGGCGACGCGATTGACGCCACCGTCACCGTGACCCTGGGCGCGCCGAAGCTGCCGCTGGTGCTGCCGCCGGCGGAGGCCAAGTCCGGCGAAGTCGTGATTGCCGACATCGGCATCCCCGCCGGCGTGTTCGAGCTGCTCGAAGGCCCGCGCATCGAGCTGCTGACGCGCGAGCAGATGCGGCCGCTGGTGCCGCCCCGCGCGGTGGACTCGCACAAGGGGGACTTCGGGCGCGTCGTCGTGGTGGCCGGATCGATGGGGAAGGCCGGGGCCGCCGTGTTGTGCGCGCAGGGCGCGATGCGGTCCGGTGCCGGGCTGGTCACCGTGGCGTCGCCGCGCTCCTGCCAGCCGACCATCGCCGCGCATGCGGTCGAGTACATGACCGAGGGCCTCGACGAGACGCCCGACGGCACCGTGCACTTCTCGGCGGCCGATACGGTGCTGGGCATCGACGCGGACGTGATTGTCGCCGGTCCCGGGCTTGGCCGGGGCGAGGGCGTCACCACGTTCGTGCGCGAGCTGTTGGACAAGTACGACGGCCCGCTCGTGCTCGACGCCGACGCGCTCAACGCGTTCGCGGACGAGCCGTCGCTGCTGGTTGGGCGCGAGGGCCGCGATCTGATCATTACCCCGCATCCGGGCGAGATGGCGCGGCTGGTGGGTTGTTCCGTCGAGGATCTCCAGGCCGATCGCATCGGCATCGCCACCGACTTCGCCAAGCGCCACAAGCTTTACGTCGTCCTCAAGGGCTACCGCACCCTGGTGGTCACGCCGGATGAGAAGGTGTTCGTGAACCCGACAGGATGTCCCGGCATGGCCACCGGCGGCACCGGCGACGTGCTGGCCGGCATGCTGGCGGCATGGCTGGCGCAGTTGCTCGACGCGGAGGCGGCGTGCCGGCTGGCGGTGTACCTCCACGGCTCGGCCGGCGAACTGGCGGACGCCGACAGCGGGGAAGTGTCGATGACCGCCAGTGACCTCGTCGATCACATCGGCGACGCCGTGCTCGAGCTTACGGCCCGTCGCCGCGTGGCCAATAAGGCCACAGAGTGA
- the tsaE gene encoding tRNA (adenosine(37)-N6)-threonylcarbamoyltransferase complex ATPase subunit type 1 TsaE, protein MDADSFSYGVYESGSEDETRRIAATLAASLQPGAVLLLSGDLGAGKTAFVRGLAEGLGIDPADVTSPTFTLVHEYRQGRLPLVHVDLYRLDKVDLDELGMDTELAERGVLAIEWAERLMRCPPCAVTVAIAATGESLRTITITPQAP, encoded by the coding sequence TTGGACGCAGATTCGTTTTCTTACGGGGTCTATGAATCCGGCTCGGAGGACGAGACCCGCCGGATTGCAGCGACATTGGCGGCGTCCCTGCAGCCAGGGGCCGTGTTGCTGCTGTCCGGTGATCTCGGCGCCGGCAAGACAGCCTTCGTTCGCGGACTCGCGGAAGGCCTCGGCATCGATCCCGCGGACGTCACCAGCCCCACGTTCACCCTCGTTCACGAGTACCGCCAGGGCCGGCTGCCGTTGGTGCATGTCGACCTGTATCGGCTGGACAAGGTGGATCTCGACGAACTGGGGATGGACACCGAGCTGGCCGAGCGCGGCGTCCTGGCGATTGAATGGGCCGAACGCCTCATGCGATGTCCGCCATGCGCCGTGACCGTGGCGATCGCTGCCACCGGCGAGAGTCTCCGCACGATCACGATCACCCCCCAGGCGCCGTAG
- a CDS encoding type II toxin-antitoxin system prevent-host-death family antitoxin, translating into MTKVTASEAKTRFGELLERVAKGEEVVITRHDKPVARLVPEGAQRVDDVCRAVAGLQELQQRIRKRSRARLSNRDVRSAIDEGRRRPHSVGS; encoded by the coding sequence ATGACCAAGGTCACCGCGTCAGAAGCCAAGACCCGTTTCGGCGAGCTGCTGGAGCGCGTCGCGAAGGGCGAGGAGGTCGTGATTACCCGGCACGACAAGCCGGTGGCCCGCCTGGTGCCGGAGGGCGCCCAGCGCGTCGACGACGTCTGTCGCGCGGTGGCCGGCTTGCAGGAGTTGCAGCAACGGATCCGCAAGCGGTCGCGGGCCAGGTTATCGAACCGCGATGTCCGGTCGGCGATCGATGAAGGGCGGCGTCGACCTCACTCAGTCGGCTCGTAA